A stretch of DNA from Pseudopipra pipra isolate bDixPip1 chromosome 1, bDixPip1.hap1, whole genome shotgun sequence:
ACAGGGTCAGATAAACCACAGAGACCACAAACTAATGAAAAGTAGCCCATGATCTGACTTGGAGCTGTGTTTCACAACTCTTGTTTGTAGTTCATTTACCTGATCAACATCATGTTTTTCAAACTCCTGTAGCTGTCTCTGGAAGCCCATGTTTGGATTGGCACAGGATCTCGCTGCACGGACAACAGACAGTGCATCTTCCCAACCAAAGTCTGTGATGGTCATGATGTAGGCAACCACCAGTGTTACACTCCTGGAGACACCTGCAAGGCTGCACAAAAAATGAGGTGCAATACACTGAAGCAGTACTATACTTCATCTGTCACAGTTAAAAGCACCATTTCTCAACATCACAGCAGAGTGCTGTGTTGCTTGCCACaaggaagaaatattaaaatatttgagttaCATAGTTTTGGCGCTGCTTTTTCAAATGTAGCAGAACGAATCTACAACATGATTGAGAAAGTGGATTCTGAGTGGTAATTCATGAGagactgaaaaggaagaaataaacaCGAAGTCTTCACAAAAGCAGGGGACAATGCACACATTTTAAGTTAGATTTGGTTCTTAATAAGGCAGAAATAAGTCACCCACTTTCTTCTGCTTATATAGATCAGAGCAGTGAAATAATACTGTTCCTTCTCCATCATGAATAAAGGCTTCAATTTCATGGGGCCAAAATGAACTTTAACTGAACCGTTAAAAAGTACATTGTCTGGTTGCTTGAGTTCCTCTTTCTGCTATCCATTGCAACTGTGCACCTTCAACTCTCAGGACTCCAGTTTCCCCATATGAAATGCTGGGATAGAGTAAGAATCGTTCATTATGCCTGGTTGGACAGCACTGGACAAACTCGGAACTTTTACTACTGTGAGtataaaaaatgtgtttgagtTACATTTACCAGAGTAAAAAGAGTTACAGACTCTTTCACTTGGCATGTCAAAAACATTTTATGTTTCTGAAATCTTcacaaatttaaataaatgtttttcaaaatccCATCAGAATTCAAACTACTTATTCCTATTTCCCATACACCAAGACTGACCAAATGGCCCATGCCCTATCATAAGTCAATAGCAAAGTGAGGATTTATGCTCAAGGCCTGTGTATAAGACCAGTGTTCAAATCACAAGATGACTCTGATTCCAGATATAGACTCAGATATGTCACTTGGACATACAGCACAAAGACTACAACCAATAGCAGTTAGCAAGAAAAAACCCCAGGGTGGGATTTCCTTTTCTATTCTCTACGGTCCCGGGAGCATATCTCCAATCAGATACTTGCTATTAACAAATGCAACATTTAAATGCTTCAGCagtttaaagacaaaaaaaaaaaaaagaggaaaaaaattcaatttatcttcagaagagattttttttaacaattctgAAGTTTTCAAAATAGCTGTTAGAGAAACTAATCAAATTATTAGGATTATGGAAATAACATTTAGAAATACAGCAATTAAAATAATGGGAAATAAATAATATGTCTTCAGTCAACACATTCCTAGTCAAATTAATCCTACAAAAATGTTTGATAAGAGATGGTCAAGAAAAATTTCTTGGGTTCCTTTTCTTTCTAGGCAGCTGCCCACTCCAGAGACTCAAAAATCCTAGCATGAGTTTTTAATAGCATTTGCAAATCTTCTGAGGCTCTTTGAATAAAGGGAGCATTTCACTAACTTATTAAAATTATGAGCATTCAAATCAAGGTAGAGAAACCCTTAAAATTTTTTTGTAGGAAGCGTATACATACCAATGAACTAAGCAGCCTTCACCTGTGAGCCGGCACTCATGGATAAATTTGATGCTCTCTCTGAAATGCCttgctctgaaaacaaaagcagaagggGAATAAAGAAAGTGATCTATTTAGTAAAATCACTacttagaaaaagagaaatatatctGAAAGCTCAACAATGTTTCTAGAATTCAGAACTGAATACAGGTCATACAAAGTAAAAGTTAGTGTCTGCCAATGAAACACAAAACTCACTGGCATAGCTATTCTCCACTCTATCTGAATAAGAAACCAGTATTTTAGGCACTACAGTGTGATAACATTAACAAACACTTTATTCTGATGACTGTCAAATCTGTATTTCGGTTTGTGTTTTATTCCTCTTTAAACTAGCAACTTGACCTCACGGGTCTGCACATATGCCCAGATGTCAGATGGATCTCAGCACAACTACACAAATAGTTCTCATATTGTCTCTCACAAAGAGAGACTATTCGTTGCCCAAACAGACACTTAACTTTGACTTTACCTCCTCCTTCAAACCATGTGCTAGAACACATCCAAATGTTAGGCCTTTTTTCTTTGCAACATGAAATCTCTCCCTGTTGTCCCTGCTATGAAAAAATGCTCAATTCAAGCCCTGGCTTCTTCAGGTCCTTCCAATTTTCTCCTCTCGGACAGCAGTATTTCTTCTGCCTGCCCTTATTCAGGGTGTCAGCCAATCCCTGCATACAGCCTACCTTTTTTAAAGCAACAGAGGAGAAAATGTAGAGAAGACTCAGTTTACAAACCTTAAGGTGTGTAATCTCATTATCCTTTACATGTGCTCCTTCATTTTAAGTGGGACAAGTCTGAAGGATAATAACTGGGCAGCTGTCATCACCTCAGTAAGCATGCAGCACTGCTTCTTTGCATCCGAGTCACAAGTTGCTCACCCTGCCATTCTGACTGCAAAGCCTTTGGCACTGCCTGCAGTTTTATTGCAGGTGCAAGCAGCACCTTAGTTCAACAGAGCTGGAAGTCACTGTGGCCTTTGAGTGCTCTTGCAATTCAAGCTCACAAGCAGTAGCAATTTGAGCAATGTGGACAGAGGAAAGAGGTTCTTAAGGGGCAGTCATTACCAGGCTTATTAGCAAAGGCAAACGTGAAAGCATATTGAGCTCAACACCCATGAAACACAACGTCCTGCATTCAAGATGTTTCCCCTCTCTGGGTGAATATTATACCACAAgggtaaaacaaaaaaacctcagcccagcaccagcagccacaCAAAAATCAGGAATACCCACATAAAAGGAAGCTCCCTTTCCTGCCTAACAGTGCAGCTGCTGCTACTATAAACACTCAAGACCTGGAGGACAACACTGATGCAATAGTGACACTGCCTGTGGAACTTGCAAAGGCAATGATACCTAAAGCTGGGATATCACAAAACAGGGATCCCAAAGCCCAGGACTCCCTCTCCAAGGCAGCCCCTGCATCACTGGATACAACATGGAGAGCATAGCTGGAGAAGATCTGAGCAACATATTTGGAAAATCTCTAGGCACCACGCAATCCCAAGCTTTAGGACAGCATGGCAACTCAGGGTTTTATGTTTCTCAAGGGACAGATGAAGTATGTGGGATTAGTGAAGACAGACAAAGCCTTACAAATGCATTTGTACTCAGACTGCCACTCCAAAACACTTTCACTGGCTGAGTTCTAACAAATCATGGTGCTCAGGTCTGCCAGGGGAGCACAAGAGGCTTCACATAAATGAACTCAGGGGACAAAGGAgatgtctgtctgtgtgtgcaagAAGCATTGCTATTGCACAAAGAAGGAGCACTTAGC
This window harbors:
- the DUSP22 gene encoding dual specificity protein phosphatase 22 isoform X3, whose translation is MLEGMKYLCIPAADSPSQNLARHFRESIKFIHECRLTGEGCLVHCLAGVSRSVTLVVAYIMTITDFGWEDALSVVRAARSCANPNMGFQRQLQEFEKHDVDQFRQWLKEEYGENSSQDLQEAKNLLSKYKEQAELHQTTGGRQWNNNFSSVPSLSYSNYTTET
- the DUSP22 gene encoding dual specificity protein phosphatase 22 isoform X4 encodes the protein MKYLCIPAADSPSQNLARHFRESIKFIHECRLTGEGCLVHCLAGVSRSVTLVVAYIMTITDFGWEDALSVVRAARSCANPNMGFQRQLQEFEKHDVDQFRQWLKEEYGENSSQDLQEAKNLLSKYKEQAELHQTTGGRQWNNNFSSVPSLSYSNYTTET